Proteins co-encoded in one Setaria viridis chromosome 9, Setaria_viridis_v4.0, whole genome shotgun sequence genomic window:
- the LOC117840775 gene encoding uncharacterized protein: MAGAPRGLLLGVCAALMAVAVASAASGGAASVVVGLAKCADCTRRNMKAEAAFKGLQVAIKCKNSKGDYESKAVGQLDGSGAFSVPLTTDLHGADCLAQLHSAAGTPCPGQEPSMIVPQSESDFVVVPGKTNNPSAECASVTICGPIKKHFLDHFHKKKPIPPKPKPEPKPQPKPEPKPQPEYHPPTPTYGSPMPTYGSPTPIYHPPARQLFDKKHLFDHFHKNHDHHHFFDHFHKKPMPPKPKPEPKPQPKPEPKPQPEYHPPTPTYGSPTPIYHPPARHLFAKLLGHFHKDHDHHHFFDHFHKKPIPPKPKPEPKPQPKPEPKPQPEYHPPTPTYGSPTPTYGSPTPIYHPPARHLFAKLLGHFHKDHDHHQLFDHFHKKPIPPKPEPKPQPEYHPPTPTYGSPTPIYHPPAKDLFDKKHWLDHFHKDHEHHHFFDHFHKKPVPPKPKPEPKPQPEYHPPTPKYSSPTPTYGSPTPIYHPPAKN, translated from the exons ATGGCAGGGGCACCACGGGGGCTTCTCCTCGGCGTTTGCGCTGCGCTGATGGCAGTGGCCGTCGCAAGCGCTGCCTCTGGCGGCGCAGCGTCGGTCGTCGTCGGCCTGGCCAAGTGCGCCGACTGCACGAGGAGGAACATGAAGGCCGAGGCGGCTTTCAAGG GTCTTCAAGTGGCGATCAAGTGCAAGAACAGTAAAGGCGACTACGAGAGCAAGGCCGTCGGCCAGCTGGATGGCTCTGGCGCCTTCAGCGTTCCACTCACCACCGACCTCCACGGCGCCGACTGCCTTGCACAGCTTCACAGCGCGGCGGGCACTCCGTGCCCCGGTCAGGAGCCTTCCATGATTGTTCCGCAGTCCGAGAGCGACTTCGTCGTGGTCCCTGGCAAGACAAACAACCCATCGGCAGAATGCGCGTCGGTCACCATCTGCGGCCCTATCAAGAAGCACTTCCTCGACCACTTCCACAAGAAGAAGCCCATaccgccgaagccgaagcccgAACCTAAGCCGCAACCGAAACCTGAACCCAAGCCGCAGCCAGAGTACCACCCCCCAACACCGACGTATGGATCACCAATGCCCACATATGGATCCCCAACTCCGATCTACCATCCTCCAGCAAGGCAGTTGTTCGACAAGAAGCACTTGTTTGATCACTTCCATAAGAACCACGACCACCACCACTTCTTTGACCATTTCCACAAGAAGCCCAtgccgccgaagccgaagccggaACCTAAGCCGCAGCCGAAGCCAGAGCCTAAGCCTCAGCCAGAGTACCATCCCCCAACACCAACATACGGGTCTCCGACACCGATCTACCACCCTCCAGCTAGGCACTTGTTTGCCAAGTTGCTTGGTCACTTCCACAAGGACCATGACCACCACCACTTCTTCGACCACTTCCACAAGAAGCCCATACCGCCAAAGCCGAAGCCGGAACCTAAGCCGCAGCCCAAACCAGAGCCCAAGCCTCAGCCAGAGTACCATCCCCCAACGCCAACATATGGGTCGCCAACACCCACATACGGGTCTCCTACACCAATCTACCACCCTCCAGCTAGGCACTTGTTTGCCAAGTTGCTTGGTCACTTCCACAAGGACCACGACCACCACCAACTCTTCGACCACTTCCACAAGAAGCCTATTCCGCCGAAGCCAGAGCCCAAGCCGCAGCCAGAGTACCACCCCCCAACACCTACATATGGGTCTCCTACTCCAATCTACCATCCTCCTGCTAAAGACTTGTTCGACAAGAAGCACTGGCTTGACCACTTCCACAAGGATCATGAGCACCACCACTTCTTTGACCACTTCCACAAGAAACCAGTGCCTCCTAAGCCAAAGCCGGAGCCCAAACCTCAGCCAGAATACCACCCCCCAACGCCTAAATACAGTTCACCCACGCCCACGTATGGGTCCCCGACTCCGATCTACCACCCTCCGGCCAAGAACTGA
- the LOC117840109 gene encoding uncharacterized protein: protein MGSTTPQRLLGVCAVLMAIAVANGASGEVASVVIGLAKCADCTRKNMKAEAAFKGLKVAIKCKDGNGEYTSKAVGELQSSGAFSVPVSVDLHGADCLAQLHSAAGTPCPGQEPSRITPLANGSFVAIPAGNMQVQQPSAVCASVTICGPIDPIIRRFFDHFHKKPVPPKPQPGPKPSTNSSSPAPSAGSPTPGIHNLFEHFHKKTVPPQPKLVPKPQPAGGAPSSNTTPSVSPTPIYHPPAKH from the exons ATGGGATCGACGACACCACAAAGACTTCTCGGCGTTTGCGCCGTGCTGATGGCGATAGCCGTCGCTAATGGTGCCTCTGGCGAGGTGGCGTCTGTTGTCATCGGCCTGGCCAAATGTGCCGACTGTACGAGGAAGAACATGAAGGCTGAGGCGGCTTTCAAGG GCCTTAAGGTGGCGATCAAGTGCAAGGACGGCAATGGTGAGTACACGAGCAAGGCTGTCGGCGAGCTCCAAAGCTCTGGTGCTTTCAGCGTCCCTGTCTCCGTCGACCTCCACGGCGCCGACTGCCTCGCACAGCTCCACAGTGCCGCGGGCACGCCATGCCCGGGACAGGAGCCATCCAGGATCACGCCGCTGGCAAATGGCAGCTTTGTAGCCATCCCCGCCGGGAATATGCAAGTGCAACAACCGTCAGCGGTGTGCGCATCCGTGACAATCTGCGGCCCGATCGACCCGATCATAAGGCGTTTCTTCGACCACTTCCACAAGAAGCCTGTGCCGCCGAAGCCCCAGCCAGGGCCCAAGCCATCGACGAACAGCAGCTCACCGGCACCCTCGGCCGGCTCCCCAACTCCGGGCATCCACAACTTGTTCGAACACTTCCACAAGAAGACTGTGCCACCACAACCTAAGCTAGTGCCCAAGCCGCAGCCAGCAGGAGGAGCGCCGTCCTCTAACACAACACCGTCTGTGTCACCGACTCCGATCTACCACCCTCCGGCCAAGCATTGA